gagtgtgtcacaagagggggatacggaaggacaccaccactcaatgtgacacgtgccccgatcatccgggcctctgcgttatcgattgcttcagggagtatcacacttccatggagtactaaatttttataatccccaacagtccactagagaacataaaacactatggctcttagactttggagacacagaaacaattttttttccccaaaaaaatattagttttagagcaggcatcctcaaactgcggccctccagatgttgtaaaactataactcccagcatgcccagacaacctacagccatcagcagggcatggtgggaattgtagttttacaacatctggagggccgcagtttttaggatgcctgcttagtgtctccaaagtctgagagccatacatattgggcatcgtcgcgtgcgtaaaagtcgtcgctataaaaataacatttgaccaaacgcctcgaatgaacggtgttaaaaatataaaacaaaaacggtgccaaaacacccatttttgggcaaaatttcaatttgaatcccttttgccggtaataaagcaagggttaacagccaaacaaaactcaatatttatggccctgattctgtagtttgcagaaacaccccatatgtggtcgtaaatggctaaatagccgcacggcagggcatagaacgaagggaactccatacggtttctggagaaatttctattctaggggtgcaacagggggcttcaaatgggacatggtataaacaaaaccagtcctgcaaaatctgccttccaaaacccatatggcgttcccctccttctatgtcctcccgtttggccaaacagtagtttacgaccacatatggggtgtttctgcaaactacagaatcagggcaacccattttgagttttgtttggcagttaacccttgttttactcctggaaaaaattgattatattggaaaattttccaaaaaaaccgcaattagacttaccggtaattccgtttccttgaatccaccatgacggcccacattgagattgacccttgacctctgtaggggcaggaacacatagagagtttaagaaccccccacccctccacctcctcagtgctttacaattacCCGAAAAGGTGGAACAAAAGTAAAAGGATATTAATCCATACCCTTAAACTCCTATTTATCCTAAAGTACGTATATATGAAAAGATATATTCGTAAGCATATATCTCCCCTTCTGGAACCTGTAACAATATTCAATGGTGGATCTGATCCATCTGGCTATGGAAGACCTAGCTAGTTTCTTTCCCTTATTTTTCCCCGAAAACTGAACAAGGAGATTGCCATCAACCCTAAAATCCCTGGTAGAATCCAGGTACTGGATCACTGTATCCCTGACATCTAAGAGATGTAAATTAACACTAGACCCTGAAGATTCAGATCTGGGGATGGAAGGTAGAAAGATCTCCTGTTCCCGATGGAAGGGGGAGACTACTTTTGGGAGAAAACCTGGATCGAGAGTTAAACGGATGTGATCTTGGGTGATCTGGAGGTAGGGTTCCCTACAAGAAAGGGCCTGGATCTCTCCAATACGTCTGGCTGAGGTGATAGCAATTAAAAAGGCAGTTTTTAGGGAAAGGTGTTTTAAAGAGATTTCTGATAACGGTACAAAGGGAGGTTTTGTTAGGCCTTCTAGGACTATGTTAAGGTCCCAAGTAGGAGCCCTCGATTTCAGAGAGGGTCTCAATCTTGAAACCGCTCTAAAGAACCTCCTGATCCATCTGTGGCTAGCTAGGCTGCAGTCATAAAAGGAGCTGAGAGCAGAAACCTGGACTTTCAGGGTACTAGGTCTTAGGCCCAATTCCAAGCCGCACTGCAGAAAGTCCAAGATCCTATTGAtgggaggggaggaggtgtctgggCGCTCCACTCCTAACCAGGAACAGTATCTCTTCCAGATCTTTAGGTAGATGGCAGACGTCACATTTTTCCTACTGGCCCTTAGGGTAGATATCACTTTTTCTGAAAGACCCCTGTTTCTTAATgtctcgctctcaggatccagaCTGACAGTTTGAATATCCCGGGGTCTGGATGAAGTAGAGGGCCCTGGACTAGAACATCTTTCTGGAAAGGGATTTCCCATGGATCCTCCAGCGATAGCTGTTTTAGAGTGGAGAACCAACTCCTCTTTGGCCACAAAGGGGCTATTAAGATCAGAGTAGTTGGTTCCCCTAGGAGTTTCTGGATGACCCTGGGAAGAAGAGGTATTGGGGGGAAGGCGTAGGCCAGGTTCCAATTCCAGTGTATCGATAGGGCATCGATTGCCCAGGGTCTGTCTTCCCGGTTTAGGGAGCAGAAGCATTCCACCTGCGCATTTTTTCTGGAGGCGAACAAGTCTACCTCCGGACGGCCCCATTTTTCCGAGATCTTCCGGAAGATGTCCctgttcagagaccattctcctggATCTATCGTCCTCCTGCTCAGGAAATCTGCTATCGTATTTTCGCAGCCCTTTAGGTGGATGGCGGAGAGAGATAAGACGTTCTCTTCTGCCCAGGAGAAGATTCTTGTTGCTAACGCACCCAGAGGCCGTGACCTTGTCCCTCCTTGATGTCGCAGATAGGCCACCGTTGTGGTGTTGTCGGACATTACTCTTAGGTGTTGTCCTTTTAAAAAACTCTCTCCCCTTAATAACgcctccaggactgcatacagctCTCTGTAGTTTGAGGATTTGACTCGTATCTCGGCTGGCCAGGAGCCCTGTAGAAGATGATCTCCAATCTTTGCACCCCAGCCTCCGAGGCTTGCGTCCGTGATAACCTGAACGGCCGGATGGTTCTGCCACTGTAGGCCTCCAAGCagtcttcctctttctttccaCCAGTCTAGGTCTGTTTTTACGGCCTGCGGGATCCGGAAAGTCTTGTCcagacttacctgcttcccgtccCAGATGCCTAGGATCCAACTCTGGATCACCCTTGTGTGGCCTTGGCACCAGGCAACCGAAGGGATGCAGGCTGTTAGGCTTCCCAGGAGACTCATGGCCTTCCGGATGGAGCAACTGCAAGACCTCTGGAATGCTCGGATCTTTTCCACTAGAGTCGTGGCCTTGTCCTGAGGGAGGAAGGTTCTTAACAGGGATGAGTCCAGTTCCACACCCAGGAACCTTATTCTCCTGGATGGGATTAGGGTGGATTTCTTTAGATTTATGATCCAGCCGAGATTGTTTAAGAATTCCGAGAATCTTTGCGTTGCTCGGAGGTTCTCGGACTCTGTCTTGCCCAGAATCAGGAAGTCGTCGAGATATGGGATAATTGTAACTCCCTCTTGACGAAGATAGGCCACCATCTCTACTACTActtttgtgaagaccctgggggccgaggAGATACCGAAGGGAAGGGCCACATATTGAAAGTGATGGATTGATCCGTCTTGACCCTTTATAGCAAATCTTAGATACCTCTGAGAGAGATGATGAATGGGGACGTGGTAGTAGGCGTCCTTTAAATCGATCGATGACATGAACGCCCCCTTCTGGATCAGGGGAATTATGGATGGGATTGTTTCCATCCTGAACCTCCTGTATAGAATGGACTTGTTTAGGGGTTTTAAGTTTATAATGGTGCGAAAGGATTGGTCTggcttttttattaaaaaaaggcTGGAATAAAACCCTCTCCTTTCCTCTGGGATAGGGACCCTTTGAATCACCCCTAGGTCCAAGAGGTCTTGGACGCCCTGCCAAATCCTTGGAAGTTCTGACCTGCGCTGGGGTGAGATGCAgaatcttcttggggggactgaTGCGAATTCTATCTTGTAGCCCTGAGAGATTACATTTAGAACccagggatttgaagttacctgttTCCAGGAAGATAGAAAACCCATCAGTCGCCCCCCTACTCTGGCGTCACTGCTGTTTGTTTGGTCTATTTTGGGGGTTGAGGATGaagcctcttcctctccctcctTTGGGATAGCTCCATCGGCCAGttttccctttccccctgtaggaTCTCTGCTGAGGCTGGAATTGACAAAAGGGCTTCTTTTTAGAGTCTTTCTCCTCTGGGAACCCCTTTTTCTTGTCTGCTGCCCCCTCTAGGATCTTATCCAGAGTGGGACCGAAGACAAATTCCCCTGAGAAGGGGATGGAGCAGAGTTTAGCCTTGGAAGCCTTGTCCCCGGACCAGGCCTTCATCCATAACGCCTGCCGGGCTGCATTAGAAAGAGCCGCATCCTTGGCTGAGAAGCGGATCGACTCTGCAGAAGCATCGGCCAGAAATGCTGTGGCGGAGCGTAGAAGAGGGAGCGAGTCTCTGATCTCTTCTCTTGGGGTTTTATTTTTCAGGTGTACGTCCAACTCCCCTAGCCATATATACATTGCTCTAGCAACAGAAGTAGCAGCGATATTAGTCTTGACCCCAAACATGGCTGATTCCCAGGATTTTTTTAGGAGCCCGTCCGCCTTTCTATCCATAGGATCGCTCAACTGTGAGGAGTCTTCAAAGGGTAGAGCGGTCTTCTTTACTACCTTAGCCACTTGTAGATCTACTTTAGGGGTCTGATTGTAAAGTTTGCATTCAGTCGGATCAAAGCAGAGTCTGTTTCTGAACTCCTTAGGAACGCCTAACCTTTTCTCCGGGTCTGACCATTCCTCCATTATCATCTCCTTTATATTTTCATTAATGGGAAAAACTATAGAGGATTTAGATCTAAGGCCCCCAAACATTTCGTCTTGTACCGTACGAGGTTTAGGGGTATCCTCGATACCCATTGTGGATCTAACTGCTCTCAGCAGCTCCTCCATTTCATCAGCGGAGAAGAAATATTTTTTATCCTCGTCCGGAATTTCCCCGTCAGACAAGGGTTCCTCATTAGGAAATTGTCTGGATGAGGTGGAAGCCACTTCAACATCCTCGCTCTCAGAGGAGGAGATAGCGGACAACTTGCGTTTCTTGGAGGGGATAGGAGTACTAGCGGGGGCTGTCAGGGTGGCTAAAGAGGACTTGATTTCGTCCGCAATAAAAGATTTCATTTCAGACAGAATATCTGGCTGTTCTTCTTTCCAAATTTCCGATGTGCAAGATTTGCACAACCTTTTTTTGTAGTTCTCAGGGAGACGCTTAGAGCAAGCGCAGCATTTTAGGAGTCTGGACTTTGGCTTTGACTCCTTGCTGCCCTGGAGTGAGGAAGCAACCAGATATGCCAATTAGAATTTCAATGACAAAAGACTGAAATATATACCCCCCAGAAGGGGACTCACGGTACTGGCAGTAGTGGGATCGGGGCCTTCctggcggggagcaggtgtctCAGACATCGCGGTGCAGCAGGCAAGAGCTGGAGGGAACCGCGGTCTACTTCCCTTTTCAAATttcccggcgtctgacgtcatcaagcTGCGCCTCTAGTGACGGCAAGAGCCGGCGCCACACGAGCCTATGAGAGGATGCGTGCGGCGTCCGGCCTGCCTCCTGAGCGCTCCATGCGCCGCACCTGCTCCCCCAGCCGGTCACAAGCGCACAGCATGCGGAGGAAGAACGCCGCCCACCGCACGCCCGCGCGCCCGCGAATCCGGCACCCCCGACTGCTTCCCTAAGGAGGGAAGGAAGTACGAGAGGTATGGGGGAGGACCACAGGCCTCAGCATAGGCCGAGACGAGGGTCCTCGATGCTCCAAGCTGGCCAGCCTTAGCCCATGCCGCGGGAGGCCAGCTGGAGAACCTGCAAAGTAAAAACTAACGATGTAATCCTCCTTGAGGAGGATCCTCCccacgtgttggcccctgtaggggcaggaaagcactgaggaggtggaggggtggggggttcttaaactctctatgtgttcctgcccctacagaggtcaagggtcaatctcaatgtgggccgtcatggtggatgaaatggaaaattgaaatttctaaattgtttctccatctgccattaactcttgtggaacacctaaagggttaacaaagtttgtaaacccagttttgaataccttgaggggtgtactttcttagatggagtcacttttttgaaatttctattctaggggtgcaacagggggcttcaaatgggacatggtataaacaaaaccagtcctgcaaaatctgccttccaaaacccatatggtgttcccctccttctatgtcctgccgtttggccaaacagtagtttacgaccacatatggggtgtttctgcaaactacagaatcagggcaacccattttgagttttgtttggcagttaacccttgttttactcctggaaaaaattgattatattggaaaattttcccaaaaatagaaatttctaaattgtttctccatctgccattaactcttgtggaagacctaaagggttaataaagtttgaaaaaacagttttgaataccttgaggggtgtagtttctagaatggggtcatttttgggaggtttctattatctaagcctcacaatatgactgcaaacctgaactggtccataaaaagtgggattttgaagatttctgaaaaatttcaaaatttgcttctaaacttctaagccttgtaacatccccaaaaaataaaatatcattcccaaaatgctacacacatgaagtagacatatggggaatgtaaagccatcacaatttttgggggtattactatgtattacagaagtagagaaactgaaactttgaaatttgctaatttttcaaaaaaaattgtaaaaattttatttttttgttcaaaaaaattaacttttttgacccaattttagcagtgtcatgaagtacaatatgtgacgaaaaaacaatctcagaacggcctgggtaagtcaaagcgttttaaagttatgagcacttaaagggacactgggcagatttgcaaaaaatggccaagtccttaaggtgaaatagggctgagtccttaaggggttaaagtatacCTTGATGGCATACAGCATTACTACTATGTTCAACACCCCAATCAGCCGTCTCTTTTTTCAGCGCATCCCATCGAAGCATTGTTAAGAGGAATTCAGAAAGTGACGGACGAAATTTAGCCTACTCGTCAGCCAGTGTCAGGTCAGATGTTTAGGTCATTATCTGACTTGTTGCAAAACGAACCCTTCGGCCATACTGTTAGTTTATTGATTAAAACAGCTATGTATTTTAATTTCTATGGTTTCCTTAGGCCGAGTGAATTTACCTGTTCAGCATTGCTGAAAGCTTTCTTACAAAAAGGTCAGCTTGTGTGGTGGGACTCATGTTATATTTTAACCTTGGATTTGTTAAAAACATCTCAGCCTGGGAAACTAGTAGAGGTAAAATACTTTGCCACAGGTAACAATTGGTGCCCAGTCAGGGTCTTTCATGAGTGGTTAGAGTTAGTCAAAGATGCTCCAGGGGAGTCGCCGTTGTTAgccattaacctcttaaggacatagggcgtacaggtacgcccttgtgccctggtacttaaggacacagggcgtacatgtacgccctgtgtatttctgatcactgccgtgcggctggcagtgatcggaacccggtgcctgctcaaatcattgggtTGCGGgtgcggtgcgggaggcgggcggtgcggcaggcgggatcgcgatcccccgcccgcctcccattgcgtaatcgttggcgtctagtgggtataccagggtgccagcacattgctggcaccctggtataaacggctgacatcggtgatgcgatgtcagccgtttaaccctttccatacagcggtccgtacggaccgctgtatggaaaaggttaacagcgcagggagctccctccttctcccatcggggggctgctgtgcctttgcagcccctccgaatggagagggagagagcctccaggcagccccccaagccccgtccttacccttccccgtctgcgcagttctgaccataactgagcagacggggaaggttcccatggcaacaggacgccttctcaggcgtcctgctgtccatggtgctggacagatctgtgctgaaaggcatagatctgttcagacaaagtgtaaaatacagtacagtactatatattgtactgtactgtattatacagacattagacccactggatcttcaagaaccaagtgggtctgggtcaaaaagaaagtgaaaaaaagtgaaaataaagtaaaaatcaaaaaacacatttatcactgattaaaaattaaaaaaatgaaattccctacacatgtttggtatcgtcgcgtccgtaacgacctgatctataaaacggtcatgttactttacccaaacggtgaatgacataaaaataaaaaattaaaaactatgatgaaattgaaattttgcccaccttacttccccaaaaagttaataaaagtgatcaaaaaagttgtatgtactccaaaattgtaacaatcaaaccgtcatctcatcccgcaaaaatcataccctacccaagataatcgccccaaaactgaaaaaactatggctcttagactatggaaacactaaaacatgattttttttgtttcaaaaatgaaatcattgtgtaaaacttacataaataaaaaaaagtatacatattgggtatcgccgcgtctgtatcgaccggctctataaaaatatcacatgaacaaacccctcaggtgaccaccgtaaaaaaaaaaataaaaaaaaaaaaaaaggtgtaaaaaaagcaattttttgtcatcttacttcacaaaaagtgtaacagcaagcgatcaaaaagtcatatgcaccccaaaatagtgccaataaaaccgtaatctcatcccgcaaaaaatgagaccctacttgagataatcgcccaaaaactaaaaaaaaactatggctcttagactatggagacactaaaacttttttttgttttaaaaattaattcattgtgtaaaacttacataaataaaaaaaattgtatacatattaggtatcgccgcgtccgtgacaacctgctctataaaattaccacatgatctaacctgtcagatgaatgttgtaaataacaaaaaaaaaacggtgccaaaaaagctatttcttgttaccttgccgcacaaaaagtgtaatatagagcaaccaaaaatcatatgtaccctaaactagtaccaacaaaactgccaccctatcccagagtttctaaaatggggtcacttttttggagtttctactctaggggtgcatcaggggggcttcaaatgggacatggtgtcaataaaaacagtccagcaaaatctgccttccaaaaaccatatggcatccctttccttctgcgccctgccgtgtgcccgtacagcagtttacgaccacatatggggtgtttctgtaaactacagaatcagggccataaataatgagttttgtttggctgttaacccttgctttgtaactggaaaaaaaatattaaaatggaaaatctgccaaaaaagtgaaattttgaaattgtatctctattttccattaaatcttgtgcaacacctaaagggttaacaaactttgtaaattcagttttgaataccttgaggggtgtagtttcttagatggggtcacttttttggagtttctactctagggtgcatcaggggggcttcaaatgggactgtccagcaaaacctgccttccaaaaaccatacagcgcacctttcactctacgccccgctgtgtggccgtacagtagtttacggccacatatggggtgtttctgtaaatggcagagtcagggcaataaatatacagtcttgtttggctgttaacccttgctttgttagtggaaaaaatgggttaaaatggaaaattaggcaaaaaaatgaaattctcaaatttcatccccatttgccaataactcttgtgcaacacctaaagggttaatgaagttagtaaaatcagttttgaataccttgaggggtgtagtttcttagatggggtcacttttatggagtttctactctaggggtgcatcagggggcttcaaatgggacatggtgtcaaaaaaacagtccagcaaaacctgccttccaaaaaccatatggcgcacctttcactctatgccccgctgtgtggccgtacagtagtttacggccacatatggggtgtttctgtaaacggcagagtcagggcaataaatatacagtcttgtttggctgttaacccttgctttgttagtggaaaaaatgggttaaaatggaaaattagccaaaaaaatgaaattctcaaatttcattaccatttgccaataactcttgtgcaacacctaaagggttaacaaagtttgtaaaatcagttttgaataccttgaggggtgtagtttatagaatggggtcatttttgggtggtttctattatgtaagcctcgcaaagtgacttcagagctgtagtggtccctaaaaattgggtttttgtaaatttctgaaaaatttcaagatttgcttctaaacttctaagccttgtaacatccccaaaaaataaaatatcattcccaaaataattcaaacatgaagtaaacatatggggaatgtaaaggcatcacaatttttaggggtattactatgtattacagaagtagagaaactgaaacttagaaatttgctaatttttccaaatttttgttaaattaggtattttttggtgcaaaaaaaatattttttttaacttcattttaccagtgtcatgaagtacaatatgtgacgaaaaaaacaatctcagaacggcctggataagtcaaagcgttttaaagttatcagcacttatagtgacactggtcagatttgcaaaaaatggcctggtcctaaggtgtaaaaaggctgtgtccttaaggggttaatggcgcCCCCTTAGTACTCAGACCTTCATGAAGTACAGTCGCATTTTGTTAGTCAATATGGGGGTGAATCCTATGTCGATATCTGGCCACTCTTTTAGAATTAGAGCAGCGTCCGCTGCTTCAAAAAATAACATCTCGGTGCATATCATTAAGAGGTCAGGTGGAAATCATCCTGTTATTTAAGATATATTCCAGACCCTCATCATGAAATGTCTCTTGCTTTTCAGAAACTGGTCATGTAATAACTGTTTAAATAAATATTTCTGAACCTACGGTCTGATCGTTTTGCCCCTTTAGGTTTCCCCACTActacagcagttatggcataactcaaCTGCTAAGCATAGCTAGGGTGAGGTAGGTCAGGTacgtttctgatagccgatctTACCACAAATTACCTTTAAAAATCACTAGACTCATGATATACTTGGGTTGGATAGAAATGCATTCAGATGGGTTGTAGGGCATTTCCTGGGCACTGCTCCATTGCAGAATGATTGGTTTTCTCCTGCATAATAATAAActacttgaaggggttgtcccatgaaaaatattctacagttttcaaatcagcacctggatctgaatacttttgtaattgcatgtaattaaaaatattgtatagccactgagttattcaataaaatgtgtctgtatagtgccacttcaTTTCTTATTACTTTGACTTGCTCattaagaaggccgcacatgctcagtttcatctttcaactgcctcctgagctgtgataaggagagagccgagacacgccccctgagctgcaatagggagagctgagacacgcctcctgagctgcagcagaaaagtcactccccttgagctgccagcttgatataaatctagcaaagtaatgaattgggagatctctggatccatacaaggtacagggctggttctagatttgttagagaGAGATTGGTCCTggactatatgatatctgattttaatttttttacattattcatgggataacccctttaataagccaTATAACACACTTTTGGAACCCCTCATGTGGGAAGGAAGAGGCCGTTGGAAATGTTTCATCTCACCGCCAGGCCCCATCTGTATATACCACTTTACTGACATGACCTTTGAATTACATCCCGATTCCCTGTATGTTCCCCCCTTCAACTGCTGCTGCCCTACCCCACCCCCCAGTTTGTATTTGAGCAGTAGGACTACATCGGATGACATAAGTCCTGGCACCTAAACATTATTATGGCACATCTTCGGCAGGCTTTTCCGACCAACTCTTCCAGGAGACCAAGAGGTCATCCCTTTTCTGGATGTTCCAGGGAGTtggcaaatatgttatttaccaAGCTATGAAAAGACTGACATATAATGAGTGCCGAAGAACTTAGCAAAGAGTGTTCATATTAACACAAAGCACAGGCTTTTATAGACTGTTTTATAGCATCGAAAACCAGGTGCTAAAGTGCTGGCTTTTTCACTGGTGTGCATGCAGCTTTATGGAATGCAAGATTAAGAGCGC
This Bufo gargarizans isolate SCDJY-AF-19 chromosome 7, ASM1485885v1, whole genome shotgun sequence DNA region includes the following protein-coding sequences:
- the LOC122943551 gene encoding uncharacterized protein LOC122943551, which codes for MVSEQGHLPEDLGKMGPSGGRLVRLQKKCAGGMLLLPKPGRQTLGNRCPIDTLELEPGLRLPPNTSSSQGHPETPRGTNYSDLNSPFVAKEELVLHSKTAIAGGSMGNPFPERCSSPGPSTSSRPRDIQTVSLDPESETLRNRGLSEKVISTLRASRKNVTSAIYLKIWKRYCSWLGVERPDTSSPPINRILDFLQCGLELGLRPSTLKVQVSALSSFYDCSLASHRWIRRFFRAVSRLRPSLKSRAPTWDLNIVLEGLTKPPFVPLSEISLKHLSLKTALERSRPFLVGNPTSRSPKITSV